A segment of the Rickettsia bellii RML369-C genome:
ATGAGCTGTTTTCCTGCAGGAGTGACAATCATAACTACTAATTTAAATAATAAGTTTTTTGGCTTTACTGCTAGTTCTTTTACTTCTGTATCTTTAAAACCTCCATTAATATTATTTTGTCTCAATAAAAATTCTTTTAGCATAAAAGGTTTTGAAAACAGTAGTAAATTTGCCATTAGTATTTTAGCAGAAAACCAAATTGATATCTCAGAACATTTTGCTAGGTCGCATACTGATAAATTTACAAGTATTTCTTATGAGCTTGGTTCTGCTACTTCTTGCCCCTTAATAAATGGAGCTATTTGTCATATAGAATGCCTAAAACATGCCACCTATGATGGTGGTGATCATGTTATATTTATTGGTAAAGTAATAAATACTGCTATTAAAAACGACTCAAAACCTTTAATATATCATCATAAATCTTACATAAAATTAATATGATTATAAATATAGGTCTTAGCGGTGCTACCGGTAAAATGGGTAGAACTATTTTAGAGAGAATAGATAACTTTAAAAATTGTAAAATTTCAGCAAAATTTAATAGCACCCGTGATTTACATGAGCTAAATGATTTATGTAAAAATTCTGACGTAGTTATTGATTTCTCTACTCCTGAAATATTAGAAAAATTAGTTGATAGTGCTTTAAAATATGATACCAAATTAGTAATTGGAACTACCGGTTTTACTTCCTCACAGTTTAAACTTTTAGAAAAAGCAGCAAAAACCTTACCTATTTTATATTCTGCCAATATGAGTATAGGTGCTAATTTACTCGGTTATTTAGCAAAAGAAGCAACAAAAATATTGGATGATTACGATATTGAGATTTTAGAAGCTCATCATCGGGCTAAAAAAGATGCTCCTTCAGGCACTGCTATTATGCTTGCTGAAATGGTTACCGCTGAAAAAGAACTAGATATAACATTTAACCGAGGTAATAAAACAAGAAGAACTAATGAAATTGGTATTTCTTCGCTTCGTGGCGGTAATGTACACGGCACTCATGAAATATTTTTCTTAGGCGATGACGAAACTATCACTTTGAAGCATGAAGCTCTTAACAAGAATTCTTTTGCCGATGGGGCAATAAGGGCGGCAATCTGGCTACAAGATAAACAAACTGGTTTATATTCTATGCTCGATTTTTATAAAAATTTAATTAATTATCACTTGAAAAAGCCCATTTAAAGGACTATATTTATACTATATAAACATAATCTTAAGGTTTCTTATGATCGATTATACAAAAACTTTGACAGCTTCATCATCTAAAAACAAAACTTTTGATGAAGGTCTAAGAAAATATATGCTTAAAGTATATAATTATATGGCTTTAGCATTATTACTAACCGGCATAGCTGCGGTAACAACTATATCAGTTGAGCCTTTATATAATTTAATGTTTCAAACAGGTTTTGGAACGCTTATAATGTTTGCTCCTCTTGGTATCGCTTTATATTTCTTTATGGGATTTGGGCGTATGAACCTGCAAACAGCACAGATATTATTTTGGGTTTATGCTGCTTTAACAGGTATGTCTCTTGCATATTTAGCTCTTGTCTATACTGGTGAATCAATAGCTCGTACTTTCTTTATTTGTGCTTCTGTTTTTGGAGCAATGAGTCTATATGGTTATAGCACAAATAGAGATTTAACATCTATGGGTTCATTTTGTGCAATGGGTCTTATAGGTCTTATAATTGCTTCATTAGTTAATATGTTCCTAAAAAGTTCAGGTCTTTCTTTTGCTACTTCTCTCATAGGAATAGTTGTATTTATGGGTTTAATTGCTTGGGATACTCAAAAAATTAAATCTATGTATTACATGGCAGGAAATGATGAAACAGGACAAAAGCTTTCTATTATGGCAGCTTTTACATTATATCTAGACTTCATAAATCTTTTCTTATATCTAATGAGATTTTTAGGCAACAGAAGAGACTAATATATACTCATTTTATTTGACATTGTCTTTTGCTGATAATCTTCCCTCATGGCGGCATTACTTGCGTGGATACCAAATCGTCATTGCGAGCGACTGTAAGGAGCGTGGCAATCTCATAAAGCAATATTTGACTCATGAGATTGCTTCGTCAATTACTTCGTAATTTCCTCGCAATGACGGAAAAATTGACCCATGCGTGTAATGCCGTCACATAATGATGATTATAGCCAATTCTTCAAAGCAGAAGAGTATACCACGGATAAATGAATAGTTGATATACGAAGCTCAACTTGAAAAAGAGCAAGGAGTCTATAAGGCGAGGAACGGAGCGTATACTTAATACGTGAGTACCGTAGAACTTATCAAGACGACGTAGCCAATTTTTTAAGTTCATCGAGTATATAATTAAAAATCTGTTACTTTTCCTTTATGCTGCCAATCACCATATCTTGTTGGCTCTAGACCTTTAGCCCCACCGATTTCCTTTGGCATTTCTTTTTCCTTTGGCAAATTTTCTTCTTCTAATATATTATCTTTTTTATTATCCATGATATCAATTTATGAAATTTAATCGTATCTATATTAATAACCATTTAGCTGAAAATATCAAGTTAGAATTAGGAAGTGATCACACTCATTATATTAAAACTGTATTACGTCTTAAGGTAAATGATCAATTTCGAATTTTTAATGGCACGGATGGAGAGTTCCTTGCACAGATTACTAAATTAGATAGGAATAACCTTATTATTACAATTCAAGAATGCTTGAGAAAACCTCGTGCTGAATCTTCATTAACGCTTGCTATGTCTATAATAAAACAAGATAAGTTAATGCTTGCAATAAATATGGCTACGCAGCTTGGTGTAACTAAAATTGTTACTCTAATTACTGAAAGATGTCAATTTAGATCAGTAAATATTGAGCGTTTGACAAAATGCGTTATTGAAGCAACTGAACAATCTGAGCGATTAAATCCTCCGGTAATAGAGCCTGCTATTTCTATACAAAATTATCTAAAAAAGAATAATAATTTTGTGTTATATGCAAACGAGCATGAGAAAGAAGAGAATTCTATATTAAAACTTAACAAAGATATTACTAATATTTCGATTGTGATTGGACCAGAAGGCGGATTTACCAATGACGAGATTGCTTTGCTTGCCTCATATAAGAATGCATATTCTATAAGTTTAGGAAAGAATATTTTAAGAGCTGAAACAGCCGCTATAGCAGCCCTTGCTCAAGTAAATCTAGTTAGATAACATAAAAGCATTTGGGGTCATTCCTTTGCGGTGGGAAGCCAGAAAAAATAATAAAAATACTATGCATTTTACTGGATTGCACGCGTACAAAATTTTCAATTTTTCCTCATAATGACAAATCTATTCTAATAACAACCCAAGCCTATTTCCCACAGTAACATCAATATATTTTGCAGCAGCTGGAAGCCCTTTGATTTCCATTTCTATATACGTATCTTGCTTTGGAGGGATTTTTGCTTTGAGCTTTGTAACAGATATATATTCATCTAGAGCTCTATTATTACCATCCATCGCCCTAACTTTAATTAAAGGATTAGATATTAAATAATCAGAGTTATTAGATATTTTATAAAACATTTTTATAGTACCAGCATTATGCGAACTTCCTAATTTAATTTCCTCTATTTTTAGCTGATCATACTTGCTCAAGGATTTAAAGCTATCTAGCAGTAATATAGCTAAACAAAAAATTATGAAGCTAGTCCACAATAATGGAAAGACATTATATTTTTGTTTAGGTGGAATATATGGCAAAATCACTGGTACGTTTGCAGAAAATTGATTACCATATCCATTTTTAATAGGTGTTTTAACAGCTTCAACTTTATTTTCGTCAAAATCACTTAATTTACTTGTTTTATAATCTAGTTTTTGATACCAAATATGGCTACATTTAGAGCATTTAACTCGTCGTCCATTAATACCTATTTGATTATTTGAGACAATAAATTTTGTTTGACAATTAGGACAACTAATATACATAGTAAATTTTTTTATATTTGACTTCATGATAAAGTTATTTATGCTTTTTAGCAATATAACAGTTAAAAATTATGTTCACATACATCAAAGAAATTGAAGAAGCTTGGCAAATAAAGGACAAGCTATTACAAGATTCCGTAAAACTTTCAGCATTTAAAAAAACATTACAAGATGTTATAGAAAACCTAAATAAAGGCACCATTCGTGTTTGTGAAAAACAAAATAGCAGCTGGCAAGTTAATGACTGGGTAAAAAAAGCAATTCTTTTATATTTTATGACGACTGAATCACAGCTTTATAATAATAATTATAATAGTTGGTATGACAAAGTTGCCCCTAAATTTCCTTTTGATGCTGAGCTTAACAAGTTTAAAGAAGCCGGCATACGCAAAGTCCCAGGATCGTTTGTTAGAACCGGCACATATATTGCTAAAAATGTTGTCATTATGCCGTCTTTTATCAATATCGGTGCTTATATAGATGAGGGTACAATGATTGATACATGGGCTACTATTGGTTCATGTGCTCAAATCGGTAAAAATTGCCATATTTCAGGTGGTACAGGAATTGGTGGGGTGTTAGAACCGCTGCAAGCAAAGCCCGTTATTATCGAAGATAATTGCTTTATCGGTGCAAGATCAGAAATCGCTGAAGGGGTTATAGTAGAAGAAGGAGCGGTAGTTAGTATGGGTGTCTTTATTGGAGCTTCTACAAAAATAGTTTACAGAGATAGCGGTGAGATTATCTATGGCATAGTACCTGCCTGCTCTGTAGTAGTGCCAGGGGTATTACCTAATAAAGAAGCAGATAAACCAGGACTTTATTGTGCTGTAATCGTAAAACAAGTTGATAAAAATACGAGAGCTAAAGTTAGTATTAATGAATTGTTAAGGAGTTGATATCTAAAAATATTAGAAAAATAAATAATTATAAATCGTTATTATTATTAAATAAAAATTATTTTTTATTTACATATAAAAATTTCACTTAAGTGTTGTTTTTTAACCTTGACTTGAAAAATATTAAGGCGTAACCTTATAGTTGCAATAAAATAATTAAGGAGGATAAAATGACAACTTTAATAGGAATCCAAAATAATTTTGTAGATGGAATAAAAGAACTGGTTGAACTTGATTACGATGCTATAGAAGCATATGAAGCCGCCATTAATAGAATTACCGATGAGAATTATAAAACACAATTACAAAGGTTTAAGGAAGATCACGAAAGACATGTAAAAGAACTAAATGAACTTTTATCAAAACATAAAGAAGACGAGATAACGGGTCCTAGCAGTAAACAATGGCTAACAAAAGGCAAAGTAGACTTGCTACACAGATTGGCGATAGAGCTATATTACATGCTATGCTTTCAAATGAAGAAGATACTAACACTGCTTATGAAAGGCTAAATAATCATGCTGATAAATGGCATGATGCAGAAAAAATTTTAGAACAAGGTTTTAAGGACGAACAAAAACATAAAAAATGGATAGAAAACCAACTTAACGACTGAATTAAAAGCTAAAAAATAAGGAGAGTACGAAGTTAGTACTCTCTATTTTCAGACTTGTAAAAGCCTTGGAACTATATAACTATGCAACATTAAACCCTTATAGGTTAGATATATATTGTCATCTAACCTAATTAAATCTAATTCTTGGTAATGGTTAAGGCTGCTAATATCTAAAATATTTTCTAATTTTGCATCTATTTTCTGCTCCAATGCAGAAATATTTATGCCATCCTTAAGGCGTAAACCCATCATCAAAATTTCTTCAATAATTTCTTGCTTAGTTAGCTTAACATTGGTTTGAACACCATTATTCTTATTATTAACTGCTTCTAACCATTTTTCTGGCTTATGCCACATCATAATTGCGGATACTGAACTAGGATTTTCAATTATTCTACTGTGAGCACCAGGACCTATACCTAAATAATCATTATAGTTCCAATAGGTTAAATTATGTACGCATTCCTGTCCTTTTTTAGCATAATTAGATATCTCATATCTAAAATATTTTTGAGATTCTAAATAATCATTCGTCCACTCATACATTTCAGCAGCCAGATCAGAATTTGGAAGAATTAAATTACCATCATGAAATAATTTATAAAACGGCGTACCTTTTTCAATAGTAAGCTGATAAAGAGAAATATGCCCTGTAACAAGCTCCATTGCTTGCTTTAGTTCTTGCTGCCAATCTTTTAGTTCCTGACCACTTCGAGCATATATTAGATCAAATGAAACTCTAGGAAAAATTTTACTAGCGGATTCAATCGTTTTAATAGCCTGCAAGGAATCATGAGTTCTGCCAAGCTTTTTTAAGTCATTCTCTCTTAAAGATTGTACACCAATCGAAACACGATTAATACCTGCCAACTTAAATGCTTTGAATTTCTCTGTCTCAAATGAAGTTGGGTTAGCCTCTAGTGTTATTTCTGTTTGCTTATCTATTCTTGCAAACCCACTAATTTTATTTATTATCCCCTCAACAATTTTGGGATTCATCAAAGAGGGAGTACCGCCACCAAAAAAAATAGATCTTATATATTTATTTTGAATAATATCTTTAAAATATTCTATTTCTTTCTCATAAGATTTAAGCCAATTATCATCATCTATACTATTCGCTATATGGGAATTAAAATCACAATAAGGACATTTAGACAAACAAAAAGGCCAATGAATATATATGCTTAAATCATTCGCCTTAACTTCTTTCATAGATATAACTTATTTTAACTACTTAATTTCTGCTTTTGATAATTTCGTAATTTTTATAACAGACTCTAAGGTAAGTCTTTCTTTCATCATTTCTTTTGCCATAATAATTTTTTCTTTTGCATTTTAATATTAGCTAGCCTTGTTGCTTCTTCTCTTACCTCTACTTTTCCTTGTTGTATCCAATGATGTACTATACTTTCCATAATTTTTTCTCTTTTTTAGGGGTTAATTTTAACGGAGTAATGTTTTTATTCCTCCTAATATTTGTAATAGTACATACATTTATTAATTGGCTTATTTAAGTTTTTTGATTTCGTCTTCATTTAAACCGGTTGAGGTAGCAATTAAATCAATTTTTAGACCTGCTTTAATTAAATTTCTAGCTATGGCAATCTTTTCTTCCTGCAATTTTCTTTACCATGATAGCTTTTTCTTCTTCTCTACCTTGTTGCATCCAGTGGTGAGCTATACTTTTCATAATGTTCTCTCTTTTTTTAAGATTTAATTTTGATTTAAGTAGTTTTTCTACTTCTATTATATCATCTTGTTTAATTCTGGTCAAAGTGTAGCATAAAATTAGTTCTATATGCTCAATACCAATATCTATTTTAGCAAATTTAGGCAAAAGATCAGCTACTTCTTCCCATCTTTTTAATAAATCACGCTCATGAATATGCTTCATAAAGAACTGTAAAATCCCAGACCATGCTTTTTCTTTCAATTTTTCGTCTGGGATATCATGTACATTTATTAATTGATAGTCATTAGTCCATGTAGTCTTTACAAGTTCACTATTTTCAAATAGTTCCCATAGATTTCGTGGAGCATTATATTTCTTTTGACCATTGTAAAATATCAAAGGATATATGAAAGGGAACTTTTTACTTTTTGTTGATTTCTTATGGTATTCAGCAATTTTAAACATATACCGAAATAACCTCAAAGCCATTTTATACTCAGGTGTGCTTTGGTGTTCTAAAAGTAGATATAAATAGCCCTTTTTCTCTCCAAACTTAGCAGAAAATAAAATATCTACTATAGATTTCTTAAGTCTTTTATCTACAAAGCTGTCTTTTTCCATTTTCAGCTTTTCAAAGGAAATCAAATTTTGTATATGGGGAGGTAAATGCATCTCAAAAAACTCTTTAGAAACTAAAGGATTCTCAAACGCACTTCGGATAATTTCGTCGTGTTTAGGCTTTTTAGACACTTATAATCGTTTACTATTAATACATAGTGAATTAACTTGGACTCAGGATAGTTAATTTAAAAGTAAGACTGCGGAACGTATACTTAATACGTGAACACAGGCGAAACTTGCAAAATTGACTGTCCCCAGTTCAAGTTAAAAAACTATAAACGCACTATATACATTTTCTACTAATAGTACAACAATAATATTATTTTTTTAATTAGAAGTGGTGATTTGCTTTTAGGAAAACAACTTTCCAAGTCCACTGCGAAGCAAGTTTTTAGGATTCATGTTGCTTGCTTTTTTCATCATGTCACTTATTTGCTTGAATTGTTTTAATAGAATATTTACTTTCTGTACTGTAGTTCCAGCACCCAAAGCTATACGTTTTCTGCGAGAAGCATTAATAATATCGGGATTTCTTCTTTCCTTTGGAGTCATAGATAAAATGATTGCTTCTTGATGCTCGATTATTTTACTGTTTAACTTCGATTGATCTATCTGATCCATAATCTTACCGCTACCAGGAAGCATACTAAGTATACTACCAAAACCACCTATCTTTTTTATACTTTTCATTTGTTGCAAATAATCATTTAAATCAAACTTACCTTTTTTTAATTTAGCTGCTGTTTTTTCTGCTTGTTCTCTATCTACTATACTTGCTGCTTTTTCAACGAAAGAGATAATATCCCCCATATCAAGTATTCTAGACGCTATACGTTTAGCATCAAACTCCTCTAAATCGGTTAATTTCTCACCACTACTTAGAAACTTAATTGGTCTTTGTGTAATATATTTTACGCTTAATGCCGCACCACCCTTAGAGTCACCATCAATTCTTGATAAAATTAACCCTGAAATTTCTAGCTGCTCATTGAAACTACTAGCCGTAACTACCGCATCTTGCCCTGTCATGCTGTCAATTACTAACAACGTTTCAGTTGGCTCAACTATCTTTTTTATTGCGATTGCCTCATTCATCATTTCTTGATCAATTTGCGTTCTTCCGGCAGTATCATAAATAACTATATCGTATGCCGATAATTTAGCTTCAGCCATTGCTCTTTTAACGATATCAAGAGGTTTCTCACCTTTAACAATTGGCAGTGAATTAATTTTTACCGAATTTGCAAGTATCTCTAGCTGCTCTTGTGCTGCTGGTCTATAAGTATCAAGAGAAACTAATAAGACTTTTTTATTCTGGTTTTTAAGACACAATGCCAGTTTGCCACTTGCTGTAGTTTTACCACTACCTTGCAAGCCCACCATTAAAAGATTTACTGGCGGTTTTGCATTTAAATTTAGTTTTATCTCATCTTCACTAGAGGATAAAATATTTATCATCTCTTCATGAATAATCTTAATTATCATCTGCCCAGGTGAAACGGATTTGATAACTTCCTGTCCTAAGGCTTTTTGTTTAACTTCTGCTACGAAATTTTTTATTACAGGCAGAGCAACATCCGACTCTAAAAGAGCAACTCTTATATCTCTTAAAGCAGCATCTATTTGCTCTTCAGTTAAAAGCCCAGAGCTTACTAGCCGATCAAAAATCTTCATTAAATTTTGCGTTAAAGTTTTAAACATAAAGATAAATAATTAAATAAAGTCTTTGTCTAATATATTTCTCTCTTTGCATTTTAGCAACAATAATATTTTGTGACTTTTATGCAACATATTAGTTTTTTAATAACAAATATAAATTAGAGCCATATTATACAAAAATGTCTTATAATAAGATAAAAACTTACAAAAATATTAAATTGCTGAAATTACCAAAAAACAAGAATCTAAAGAACTTGCAAATAACTAAGTAAAGAAAACTTATTAAAAATTTGAAAAAAATAATAAATCCCGAATCTAATCCTAAATCTATAAATGATCAAATAGCAAAGCTAGCTGTTCAAGATACAGTATTGTTAATATGTGAATTACTTAACAATAATACCTCGGATATTATTAGTTGTACTAGGAATTTTAAAGTATCAATTGAAGTTACTACAGATAATATTAAATATATAGAAGTAATAGGTAACACTGTACTTAGTAACTCCATCTTTGATGAATGATCTTCTTAAGAAAACTCACTCATCACTAATATATAACTAGCTTTTAAATCTAAATCATAATCAATTGTGTTGTATATTAGCTTTTTTATGTCGGCAAATTTCTGAACTAGATAGGAAGGAGTACGATTCGGTAATGCATGGAATATTTTATTTTCTAAATCTGAAAATTCAATATTAATACCTGAAGATTTTTTTAAGATACGGTTCATTAATAGTAATATACTATCAGTAAAATCCAACCATAATTCTCTATCTTTAGTATTAAATTGCTTAATAAACTCTAATTTAGAATTTAAGTTTTCATTATCTGCTATAGGCTGAATAAATTTAGAATATAATTCTTCTTCAGAATGTCTTTCAGATGATTTAGTACTAATTTTAAAACATCTAGATCTGATGGTAGAAATTATACTTGAAGCTCTTGAAGTAATCAAAAATATATAACTATTTTTAGGAGTGTCTTCTAAAATCTTTAAACATGAATTTGCAACATTCAGATTCATAAGATCTGCCGAATAAATTACGGCAACCTTACAACCTGAAATTGCAGAGGTTTTACTTAAGAACTCCTGTAATTTTCTTATTTGCTCGATAGAGATATTCTTAGCATTAGACGTAGCAGAAACTTCTCTAGCAATAAGATGATAATCTGGATTATTTTCAAGAGGAATACTATTCTTTAAAAGCTTTGAACATATAAATTTCTCTATATCTTTTAAAGCTTGCTCTATATTTTCTGCTTCAATAAGCCAGCTATTATGTAGCTTTTTATGTTTTAAACTAAATTCTAGATGCTCAATTATCATATAAACTAATAGTTAAGGCTTCCTTTAATGCCATGATTCTTGAAGCATAATTATATTACTAAAGCTATAGGACTGCTAACAGTCCCACGACTGTACCTCAGGCTTAACTGTGGTACTATAGGAAAAAAATATAAGTTACTTATTATTACAAGCTTCTTTAAGTTTACTTCCAGCTTTAAATACAGGTTGCTTATAAGCAGGTATGGTCATTTTTGCTCCTGTTTTTGGATTACGACCTTCTCTTGATTTTCTGCTTTGTATTCCAAACGAACCAAAACCTGTGATATTAACACTATGTTGATGTTTAGTAGCAGAAATTATAGATTCAAGCACCCAATTAAGTGCCTTTTCTGCATCAGCTTTTGTAAATGATTTATGCCCCTGATGTTTATGGTGGTGACCATGCTCAGTCATGAAAGCAATAAATTCTGTCTTATTCATTTTTTTAGGTTGTGTGCTCATAAGAAATCAACTCTCTTTTAATGGGTTAATACATTACTGTCGTAGTACAATAATATACAACTAGCAATAATGCACATCAATATATTTTTTTATTTTTTAACTAGGTTATTTAATTATAACAAACTCTTAGTTTACTGCAAATATCCATTATTTATAAAGTTTTAAAGATATATATAATTGTATAACTGATGAAAAAAATGTAGCCATTTTACATCAGTTATGCTTTTAAAGCTGGATATAATTAATAATTCAAGTAAAAATTTACAATAAATATATCAAAGAGAACATCAAATAAAATGTTATTATCTGAAATTTGCATAAAACGTCCGGTATTTGCAACTGTTTTAAGTTTAGTTATTTTAGTTCTTGGAA
Coding sequences within it:
- the ffh gene encoding signal recognition particle protein; this encodes MFKTLTQNLMKIFDRLVSSGLLTEEQIDAALRDIRVALLESDVALPVIKNFVAEVKQKALGQEVIKSVSPGQMIIKIIHEEMINILSSSEDEIKLNLNAKPPVNLLMVGLQGSGKTTASGKLALCLKNQNKKVLLVSLDTYRPAAQEQLEILANSVKINSLPIVKGEKPLDIVKRAMAEAKLSAYDIVIYDTAGRTQIDQEMMNEAIAIKKIVEPTETLLVIDSMTGQDAVVTASSFNEQLEISGLILSRIDGDSKGGAALSVKYITQRPIKFLSSGEKLTDLEEFDAKRIASRILDMGDIISFVEKAASIVDREQAEKTAAKLKKGKFDLNDYLQQMKSIKKIGGFGSILSMLPGSGKIMDQIDQSKLNSKIIEHQEAIILSMTPKERRNPDIINASRRKRIALGAGTTVQKVNILLKQFKQISDMMKKASNMNPKNLLRSGLGKLFS
- a CDS encoding DNA polymerase III subunit delta' (catalyzes the DNA-template-directed extension of the 3'-end of a DNA strand; the delta' subunit seems to interact with the gamma subunit to transfer the beta subunit on the DNA); this translates as MIIEHLEFSLKHKKLHNSWLIEAENIEQALKDIEKFICSKLLKNSIPLENNPDYHLIAREVSATSNAKNISIEQIRKLQEFLSKTSAISGCKVAVIYSADLMNLNVANSCLKILEDTPKNSYIFLITSRASSIISTIRSRCFKISTKSSERHSEEELYSKFIQPIADNENLNSKLEFIKQFNTKDRELWLDFTDSILLLMNRILKKSSGINIEFSDLENKIFHALPNRTPSYLVQKFADIKKLIYNTIDYDLDLKASYILVMSEFS
- a CDS encoding DUF2383 domain-containing protein; translation: MTTLIGIQNNFVDGIKELVELDYDAIEAYEAAINRITDENYKTQLQRFKEDHERHVKELNELLSKHKEDEITGPSSKQWLTKGKVDLLHRLAIELYYMLCFQMKKILTLLMKG
- the hemW gene encoding radical SAM family heme chaperone HemW, with the translated sequence MKEVKANDLSIYIHWPFCLSKCPYCDFNSHIANSIDDDNWLKSYEKEIEYFKDIIQNKYIRSIFFGGGTPSLMNPKIVEGIINKISGFARIDKQTEITLEANPTSFETEKFKAFKLAGINRVSIGVQSLRENDLKKLGRTHDSLQAIKTIESASKIFPRVSFDLIYARSGQELKDWQQELKQAMELVTGHISLYQLTIEKGTPFYKLFHDGNLILPNSDLAAEMYEWTNDYLESQKYFRYEISNYAKKGQECVHNLTYWNYNDYLGIGPGAHSRIIENPSSVSAIMMWHKPEKWLEAVNNKNNGVQTNVKLTKQEIIEEILMMGLRLKDGINISALEQKIDAKLENILDISSLNHYQELDLIRLDDNIYLTYKGLMLHSYIVPRLLQV
- a CDS encoding Rpn family recombination-promoting nuclease/putative transposase, yielding MSKKPKHDEIIRSAFENPLVSKEFFEMHLPPHIQNLISFEKLKMEKDSFVDKRLKKSIVDILFSAKFGEKKGYLYLLLEHQSTPEYKMALRLFRYMFKIAEYHKKSTKSKKFPFIYPLIFYNGQKKYNAPRNLWELFENSELVKTTWTNDYQLINVHDIPDEKLKEKAWSGILQFFMKHIHERDLLKRWEEVADLLPKFAKIDIGIEHIELILCYTLTRIKQDDIIEVEKLLKSKLNLKKRENIMKSIAHHWMQQGREEEKAIMVKKIAGRKDCHS
- the dapB gene encoding 4-hydroxy-tetrahydrodipicolinate reductase, with the translated sequence MINIGLSGATGKMGRTILERIDNFKNCKISAKFNSTRDLHELNDLCKNSDVVIDFSTPEILEKLVDSALKYDTKLVIGTTGFTSSQFKLLEKAAKTLPILYSANMSIGANLLGYLAKEATKILDDYDIEILEAHHRAKKDAPSGTAIMLAEMVTAEKELDITFNRGNKTRRTNEIGISSLRGGNVHGTHEIFFLGDDETITLKHEALNKNSFADGAIRAAIWLQDKQTGLYSMLDFYKNLINYHLKKPI
- a CDS encoding MJ0042-type zinc finger domain-containing protein, yielding MYISCPNCQTKFIVSNNQIGINGRRVKCSKCSHIWYQKLDYKTSKLSDFDENKVEAVKTPIKNGYGNQFSANVPVILPYIPPKQKYNVFPLLWTSFIIFCLAILLLDSFKSLSKYDQLKIEEIKLGSSHNAGTIKMFYKISNNSDYLISNPLIKVRAMDGNNRALDEYISVTKLKAKIPPKQDTYIEMEIKGLPAAAKYIDVTVGNRLGLLLE
- a CDS encoding HU family DNA-binding protein; the encoded protein is MNKTEFIAFMTEHGHHHKHQGHKSFTKADAEKALNWVLESIISATKHQHSVNITGFGSFGIQSRKSREGRNPKTGAKMTIPAYKQPVFKAGSKLKEACNNK
- a CDS encoding flavin reductase family protein, whose translation is MAGTVTENQFKDAMSCFPAGVTIITTNLNNKFFGFTASSFTSVSLKPPLILFCLNKNSFSIKGFENSSKFAISILAENQIDISEHFARSHTDKFTSISYELGSATSCPLINGAICHIECLKHATYDGGDHVIFIGKVINTAIKNDSKPLIYHHKSYIKLI
- a CDS encoding Bax inhibitor-1/YccA family protein; amino-acid sequence: MIDYTKTLTASSSKNKTFDEGLRKYMLKVYNYMALALLLTGIAAVTTISVEPLYNLMFQTGFGTLIMFAPLGIALYFFMGFGRMNLQTAQILFWVYAALTGMSLAYLALVYTGESIARTFFICASVFGAMSLYGYSTNRDLTSMGSFCAMGLIGLIIASLVNMFLKSSGLSFATSLIGIVVFMGLIAWDTQKIKSMYYMAGNDETGQKLSIMAAFTLYLDFINLFLYLMRFLGNRRD
- a CDS encoding 16S rRNA (uracil(1498)-N(3))-methyltransferase, which codes for MKFNRIYINNHLAENIKLELGSDHTHYIKTVLRLKVNDQFRIFNGTDGEFLAQITKLDRNNLIITIQECLRKPRAESSLTLAMSIIKQDKLMLAINMATQLGVTKIVTLITERCQFRSVNIERLTKCVIEATEQSERLNPPVIEPAISIQNYLKKNNNFVLYANEHEKEENSILKLNKDITNISIVIGPEGGFTNDEIALLASYKNAYSISLGKNILRAETAAIAALAQVNLVR
- the dapD gene encoding 2,3,4,5-tetrahydropyridine-2,6-dicarboxylate N-succinyltransferase; the protein is MFTYIKEIEEAWQIKDKLLQDSVKLSAFKKTLQDVIENLNKGTIRVCEKQNSSWQVNDWVKKAILLYFMTTESQLYNNNYNSWYDKVAPKFPFDAELNKFKEAGIRKVPGSFVRTGTYIAKNVVIMPSFINIGAYIDEGTMIDTWATIGSCAQIGKNCHISGGTGIGGVLEPLQAKPVIIEDNCFIGARSEIAEGVIVEEGAVVSMGVFIGASTKIVYRDSGEIIYGIVPACSVVVPGVLPNKEADKPGLYCAVIVKQVDKNTRAKVSINELLRS